In Aristaeella hokkaidonensis, the following are encoded in one genomic region:
- the alr gene encoding alanine racemase, with protein sequence MTRFTVIIWRSRERERVMIPRNRRIVDLSAIEHNMRLIRNAVPKPVKVLAVVKADGYGHGAVQTARAAIAGGADMLAVAAVSEGAELREAGIMLPILVLGAVTAYDVSDGVRYSLTQTVCSPEMAELCEKAAAEQDKQTKVHLKIDTGMGRIGIRHENERDRILETLRSCPHVQLTGVFTHFSDADGDEDGIRYTRKQYERFLQMIEPLPKGIIRHCCNSAAIHRFPEMALDMVRAGISLYGYPPVPDTFGLVPCMTWKAAVSYVKELDADASVSYGRKYKSEKPIRTATVTCGYADGYHRACWEKGYVLIHGQRAKILGRVCMDQLVADISGIENVRPGDEAVLMGKCGSESITAEDIAGWAGTISYEILCSSAGRVERVYTESYTERSK encoded by the coding sequence ATGACCAGATTCACCGTCATTATCTGGAGGAGCAGGGAAAGGGAACGCGTCATGATTCCGAGAAACAGGAGGATTGTTGATCTTTCCGCCATTGAACATAATATGAGGCTGATCAGGAATGCTGTTCCGAAACCTGTAAAAGTACTGGCAGTGGTCAAAGCGGACGGATACGGACACGGGGCGGTACAGACCGCCCGGGCTGCGATCGCCGGAGGCGCCGATATGCTTGCGGTAGCGGCTGTCAGCGAGGGTGCAGAGCTGCGTGAAGCCGGCATTATGCTCCCGATCCTCGTACTGGGTGCAGTGACAGCTTATGACGTCAGCGACGGAGTCCGATACAGCCTGACCCAGACTGTCTGCTCACCTGAGATGGCCGAACTCTGTGAGAAGGCAGCTGCAGAGCAGGATAAACAGACCAAAGTCCATCTTAAAATTGACACAGGAATGGGCAGGATTGGCATAAGGCATGAAAACGAAAGAGACCGCATCCTGGAAACCCTGCGTTCCTGTCCTCATGTTCAGCTGACAGGGGTGTTCACCCATTTCTCAGACGCAGACGGCGATGAGGACGGCATCCGATACACCCGTAAACAGTACGAACGATTCCTCCAGATGATCGAACCGCTTCCGAAAGGCATTATCCGCCACTGCTGCAACTCGGCGGCCATTCACAGATTTCCAGAGATGGCGCTGGATATGGTGCGGGCAGGAATCAGCCTGTACGGCTATCCTCCGGTGCCTGACACTTTCGGGCTGGTGCCGTGTATGACATGGAAAGCGGCCGTCAGCTACGTCAAGGAACTGGACGCCGATGCCTCCGTCAGCTACGGACGGAAGTACAAAAGCGAAAAGCCGATCCGTACGGCCACCGTGACCTGCGGTTATGCGGACGGATATCACAGGGCGTGCTGGGAAAAAGGATATGTGCTGATTCACGGACAGAGAGCAAAAATCCTCGGAAGAGTCTGTATGGACCAGCTTGTTGCCGATATCAGCGGGATTGAAAACGTCCGGCCGGGGGATGAAGCGGTTCTGATGGGCAAATGCGGTAGCGAAAGCATTACCGCTGAAGATATTGCCGGATGGGCCGGAACAATCAGTTACGAAATCCTTTGCAGTTCTGCCGGAAGGGTTGAACGCGTTTATACCGAAAGCTATACAGAACGGAGCAAATGA
- the murC gene encoding UDP-N-acetylmuramate--L-alanine ligase: MKAAHIREYPGGRIHMIGIGGSSMSGLAEMLIDQHYQVTGSDRDETYLVHYVREKNAEVHIGHKAENVHGADLVVYTAAIPADNPERKEAERLGIPCIERAELLGQLMEGYKYSVGICGAHGKTTVTSMLSQILLENNMDPSIAIGGRLDAVGGSTRIGHNGIFVAEACEYNRSFLHLSPTVAVVLNIDADHLDCYRDIDEIEETFGKYLALVPENGVAIGNGDDERIRRLFSILKCRTITFGFGKNNDWYPENMTEDERGYASFELFYKGKHAAFVRMGVPGTFNVMNGMAAIATSFYLGLEADKAAETLARFVGAHRRFELTDRIDGVDIYHDYGHNPTEMKNALSIARKNCMGRLWAVMQPHTFSRVRTLFDQYLTCTRAADYTLVTDICAAREPDPGDLNSGMLVDGMRRNGIDAVWTPSFNDTETYLKSHWKPGDLVLTMGCGDINLLNDQIHRHYLEEQGKGTRHDSEKQEDC; encoded by the coding sequence ATGAAAGCAGCGCATATCAGGGAATACCCGGGCGGCCGTATCCATATGATCGGAATCGGCGGGAGCAGCATGAGCGGCCTGGCAGAAATGCTTATTGACCAGCATTACCAGGTTACCGGCAGCGACAGGGATGAAACCTACCTGGTTCATTACGTCAGGGAGAAGAACGCGGAAGTCCATATCGGCCATAAAGCGGAAAACGTGCACGGTGCTGATCTTGTCGTATATACTGCTGCCATTCCCGCGGATAATCCTGAAAGAAAAGAAGCGGAGAGACTCGGGATCCCGTGCATTGAACGCGCCGAACTGCTTGGACAGCTGATGGAAGGATATAAGTATTCCGTCGGAATCTGCGGAGCGCACGGCAAGACAACCGTAACGTCCATGCTGAGCCAGATCCTGCTTGAAAACAATATGGACCCCAGCATCGCCATCGGCGGCAGGCTGGACGCAGTCGGCGGAAGCACACGCATCGGCCATAACGGTATCTTTGTCGCTGAAGCCTGCGAATACAACAGAAGCTTCCTTCATCTGTCGCCTACGGTGGCTGTGGTGCTGAATATTGACGCGGATCACCTGGACTGTTACCGCGATATTGATGAAATTGAAGAAACATTCGGGAAATACCTTGCCCTTGTGCCCGAAAACGGCGTTGCCATCGGCAACGGGGACGATGAGAGGATCAGAAGGCTGTTCAGCATACTGAAATGCAGGACAATCACCTTCGGATTCGGCAAAAACAATGACTGGTATCCGGAAAACATGACTGAGGATGAGCGCGGTTACGCTTCTTTTGAACTGTTTTACAAGGGAAAGCATGCCGCTTTTGTCAGGATGGGTGTACCCGGAACCTTCAATGTCATGAATGGTATGGCCGCGATCGCAACATCGTTTTACCTTGGGCTGGAAGCGGACAAAGCTGCAGAGACCCTGGCGCGTTTTGTCGGCGCACACAGAAGATTTGAACTCACCGACAGGATAGACGGTGTGGATATCTATCATGATTACGGCCATAATCCCACAGAAATGAAAAACGCCCTGTCCATTGCCAGGAAAAACTGCATGGGCAGGCTCTGGGCTGTTATGCAGCCGCATACCTTCAGCAGGGTACGCACGCTGTTCGACCAGTACCTGACCTGTACCAGAGCTGCAGATTATACGCTTGTTACCGATATCTGCGCAGCCCGTGAACCGGATCCGGGTGACCTGAACAGCGGTATGCTTGTGGATGGGATGCGGCGGAACGGGATAGATGCCGTATGGACGCCTTCCTTCAACGACACGGAAACCTACCTGAAATCCCACTGGAAGCCCGGAGATCTCGTACTCACCATGGGCTGCGGAGATATCAATCTGCTGAATGACCAGATTCACCGTCATTATCTGGAGGAGCAGGGAAAGGGAACGCGTCATGATTCCGAGAAACAGGAGGATTGTTGA
- a CDS encoding YhbY family RNA-binding protein — MTGKQRAALRKMANGLDTIIYIGKEGVTDSVIKETYDALEARELIKGCVQQGAPLDAKSALTILCEKTGAEPIQFIGRRFVMYRPSRENPRITIE, encoded by the coding sequence ATGACCGGAAAGCAGAGAGCCGCACTGAGAAAAATGGCCAACGGGCTTGATACAATCATATATATTGGAAAAGAAGGCGTTACGGACAGCGTGATCAAAGAAACATACGATGCGCTGGAAGCCCGTGAACTGATCAAGGGATGTGTACAGCAGGGCGCGCCCCTGGATGCAAAGTCAGCCCTGACGATCCTGTGTGAAAAAACAGGAGCTGAACCCATTCAGTTTATCGGACGCAGGTTTGTGATGTATCGTCCGAGCCGGGAGAATCCCAGAATTACGATCGAATAA
- the obgE gene encoding GTPase ObgE, translated as MSNFVDRVKITAKAGNGGNGSASFHREKFVINGGPDGGDGGSGGDILIYADVNMHTLLDFRFKSKYTAENGEDGKANRCTGKRGEDLLIKVPVGTVIYDDATDRVMADMDQPGETRLLLKGGKGGWGNQHFATPTRQAPNFAKPGVRTEVRTLRLELKTIADVGLIGYPNVGKSSILSVVTSARPKVGNYHFTTLTPNLGIVRRFGKDIVLADIPGLIEGAAEGAGLGHDFLRHVERTRLLLHVVDISGSEGRDPVDDLDQINSELDRYGDLSEKPQIIVCNKTDLPGAEENLKRIRVLAEGMGVPVFAVSAATHQGFDELLDETARQLESLPPVLHYHEEEIPEEKEDPDAFEVTEEKGIYIVSGPGMDRLIQSVNFEDQESLNWFHRTLRRLGVIDALKEAGAKEGSTVQIADMEFDFIE; from the coding sequence ATGAGCAATTTTGTTGACCGCGTAAAAATCACAGCCAAAGCCGGAAACGGCGGCAACGGCTCTGCCTCCTTCCACCGGGAAAAGTTCGTCATCAACGGCGGACCGGACGGGGGAGACGGCGGCAGCGGCGGAGATATCCTGATCTACGCCGACGTCAATATGCATACACTGCTTGATTTCCGTTTCAAGAGCAAGTATACCGCTGAAAACGGAGAAGACGGCAAGGCCAACAGATGTACGGGCAAACGCGGCGAAGATCTGCTGATCAAGGTACCGGTAGGCACGGTGATCTATGACGACGCGACGGACCGGGTCATGGCGGATATGGATCAGCCCGGTGAAACAAGGCTGCTGCTGAAAGGCGGAAAAGGCGGATGGGGAAATCAGCATTTTGCAACGCCCACCCGTCAGGCACCCAATTTTGCCAAACCGGGAGTCAGAACCGAGGTACGTACGCTGCGGCTGGAATTAAAAACCATCGCGGACGTGGGGCTGATCGGCTACCCGAACGTCGGAAAAAGCTCCATCCTGAGCGTTGTTACCAGCGCCAGGCCCAAGGTCGGAAATTATCACTTTACGACACTGACTCCGAACCTGGGAATTGTGCGCCGTTTCGGAAAAGATATTGTGCTTGCCGATATTCCCGGACTGATTGAAGGCGCGGCAGAAGGCGCCGGACTGGGGCATGATTTCCTGAGGCATGTGGAAAGAACACGACTGCTGCTGCATGTTGTGGATATTTCCGGCAGCGAAGGACGTGATCCCGTCGACGATCTCGATCAGATCAACTCGGAGCTGGACCGATACGGCGATCTTTCCGAAAAACCCCAGATTATTGTATGCAACAAGACAGACCTGCCCGGTGCGGAAGAAAACCTGAAGCGCATCCGCGTCCTGGCCGAAGGGATGGGTGTACCGGTTTTTGCAGTCAGCGCGGCCACACACCAGGGATTTGATGAACTGCTTGATGAAACCGCCCGGCAGCTTGAATCCCTGCCTCCGGTTCTTCATTATCATGAGGAAGAGATTCCTGAAGAAAAAGAAGATCCGGATGCTTTTGAGGTTACGGAAGAAAAAGGAATCTATATTGTATCCGGGCCCGGAATGGACCGCCTGATCCAAAGCGTGAATTTTGAGGATCAGGAAAGCCTGAACTGGTTCCACAGAACGCTGCGGCGGCTCGGCGTTATTGATGCGCTGAAGGAAGCCGGAGCAAAAGAAGGTTCAACAGTCCAGATTGCGGATATGGAATTTGACTTTATTGAATAA
- a CDS encoding PFL family protein, producing the protein MIETGEILQTMRMIQEENFDIRTITLGINLLDCSDPDPKKCATRVYDKICRVAKDLVHTGQEIETELGIPIVNKRISVTPVSMIAQGDPRPIARALDKAASEVGVNFLGGYSALMHKGATAADERLLASIPEVLSETSLLCSSVNVASTRAGINMNAVREMGTIIKKTAELTSDSDGLGCAKLVVFANAVEDNPFMAGAFCGTGEPECAINVGVSGPGVVKVALESVKNEPFDVVAETIKRTAFKITRVGQLVAKEASRRLNIPFGIVDLSLAPTPARGDSVAHILTEMGLEYAGAPGTTAALALLNDAVKKGGIMASNHVGGLSGAFIPVSEDIGMIEAVSAGALSLEKLEAMTCVCSVGLDMIAIPGGTSAETISGIIADEAAIGMINNKTTAVRVIPAVGKKAGDTVEFGGLLGHAPVIQVNEFGNEAFIARGGRIPAPLHSMRN; encoded by the coding sequence ATGATAGAAACAGGCGAGATTCTTCAGACAATGCGCATGATCCAGGAGGAGAATTTTGATATCCGCACGATCACGCTGGGCATCAACCTCCTGGACTGTTCCGATCCCGATCCGAAAAAATGCGCAACCCGGGTATATGACAAAATCTGCCGGGTGGCCAAGGACCTGGTACACACCGGGCAGGAAATAGAAACAGAACTGGGTATTCCGATTGTCAACAAGCGGATCAGCGTTACTCCTGTCAGCATGATTGCTCAGGGTGACCCGAGGCCGATCGCCCGGGCACTTGATAAAGCGGCAAGCGAAGTGGGCGTCAATTTCCTGGGCGGCTATTCCGCACTGATGCATAAAGGCGCCACGGCTGCGGATGAAAGACTGCTTGCTTCCATTCCGGAAGTGCTGAGTGAAACCAGTCTGCTTTGTTCCAGCGTCAACGTCGCTTCCACACGGGCAGGCATCAATATGAACGCTGTACGTGAAATGGGAACGATTATCAAAAAGACCGCGGAACTGACCTCCGATTCAGACGGACTTGGCTGCGCCAAACTGGTCGTCTTTGCCAACGCGGTGGAAGACAACCCGTTCATGGCGGGCGCTTTCTGCGGAACCGGTGAACCGGAGTGTGCCATCAACGTTGGCGTTTCAGGCCCCGGCGTCGTGAAAGTCGCACTGGAAAGCGTAAAGAATGAGCCTTTTGACGTAGTGGCTGAGACCATTAAGCGTACCGCTTTCAAGATCACCCGCGTCGGACAGCTTGTGGCCAAGGAAGCCAGCAGGCGGCTGAATATCCCATTCGGCATTGTAGACCTGAGTCTTGCGCCCACACCGGCACGCGGCGACTCCGTCGCGCATATCCTGACCGAAATGGGACTTGAATATGCCGGAGCTCCCGGTACGACGGCCGCGCTGGCACTGCTGAACGACGCGGTGAAAAAGGGCGGCATTATGGCCAGCAACCATGTAGGCGGCCTGAGCGGCGCCTTTATCCCGGTCAGCGAGGATATCGGCATGATTGAAGCTGTTTCTGCCGGCGCCCTGTCCCTGGAAAAACTGGAAGCAATGACCTGCGTCTGTTCCGTCGGTCTTGATATGATCGCCATTCCGGGAGGCACATCCGCGGAAACGATCAGCGGCATCATCGCGGACGAAGCAGCCATCGGCATGATCAACAATAAGACTACAGCGGTTCGTGTCATTCCCGCCGTCGGTAAAAAGGCCGGCGATACGGTGGAATTCGGAGGACTGCTCGGACACGCACCGGTGATCCAGGTAAACGAATTCGGCAATGAAGCATTTATCGCAAGGGGAGGAAGAATTCCCGCGCCCTTACACTCCATGAGAAACTGA
- a CDS encoding ACT domain-containing protein, translated as MTKALISVTGLDSTGIIARVATKLSEMNINILDITQTILGGYFTMMMVVDLDGAHLRFEEIDRELQPVRDELKMTIHMQRMDIFDAMHRI; from the coding sequence ATGACTAAAGCACTGATTTCCGTTACAGGCCTTGATTCCACTGGTATTATCGCCCGCGTTGCCACCAAACTCAGCGAGATGAACATCAACATTCTCGACATTACCCAGACCATTCTCGGCGGTTACTTTACCATGATGATGGTTGTTGATCTGGACGGTGCTCATTTACGTTTTGAAGAAATCGACCGTGAACTCCAGCCTGTCCGTGACGAACTGAAGATGACCATCCACATGCAGCGGATGGACATATTCGACGCCATGCACCGTATCTGA
- a CDS encoding Maf family protein: MENLVLASRSPRRCELLNRIGLVFETDAPDVDETCSLPAGEAVRILSLRKAQAAAESHPGSFILAADTLVSFREEALGKPLDPPDAIRMLRMLSGQTHQVYTGVTVISPDGRVFTDSDRTDVTFASVDDAEIADYVRSGEPMDKAGAYALQGRAGMWVTHLDGSDTSVIGLPLYLVRSLLLQAGYPLLAAAGTHHIV; encoded by the coding sequence TTGGAAAACCTCGTGCTCGCGTCGCGGTCTCCGCGCCGCTGCGAATTGCTGAACAGGATCGGTCTTGTATTTGAAACAGACGCTCCTGACGTAGATGAAACCTGTTCCCTTCCTGCGGGTGAAGCTGTGAGGATTCTTTCCCTCCGGAAGGCGCAGGCCGCGGCCGAATCTCACCCCGGATCCTTTATTCTTGCTGCAGATACCCTCGTTTCTTTCCGGGAGGAAGCACTGGGCAAGCCCCTGGATCCTCCGGATGCTATCCGGATGCTCCGTATGCTTTCCGGACAGACCCATCAGGTCTATACCGGTGTTACGGTGATTTCCCCGGACGGCCGTGTTTTTACCGATTCAGACCGGACTGATGTGACTTTTGCTTCCGTTGATGATGCCGAAATTGCGGATTATGTCCGCTCGGGAGAACCGATGGACAAAGCCGGCGCCTACGCTTTACAGGGGCGTGCAGGCATGTGGGTTACCCATCTGGACGGTTCTGACACCTCTGTTATCGGGCTTCCTCTTTACCTTGTCCGTTCTCTGCTGCTTCAGGCGGGATATCCGCTCCTTGCAGCGGCCGGAACCCATCACATTGTTTGA
- a CDS encoding rod shape-determining protein, which yields MPFLAPDIGIDLGTENINVYVRGRGIVISEPTLVVLDRENKHTVKAVGDEARFLYGRSPDQLIAVAPIRNGQVADFDIAELMFRYFIRKAVGVSYLGKPRIIISIPCGMDDVNRKALMEAIRMAGARRVFLIEKPFASAIGTGLPVYDPIGSLVVDIGAGTTDVAVISLGGLVVSQSIQVGGNKFNEAITEFLRKECNILIGNQTAENIKKDLAAALPLDEPRTIHVRGVNQLNTSAGTVQFTSEQAYEAVKNPCKAIVKAIRWVLERTPPELAADIMKGGIHLTGDGARLFGLDRFISESLGMPVLLARDPGDCCILGIGYLTENIQLVTPQDKRSRPSMK from the coding sequence ATGCCTTTTCTGGCACCTGATATCGGTATCGATCTTGGCACGGAGAATATCAATGTCTATGTTCGCGGGCGCGGCATAGTCATCTCTGAGCCTACCCTCGTGGTTCTTGACAGGGAAAACAAGCACACCGTGAAAGCGGTCGGTGATGAAGCCCGTTTCCTTTACGGCAGGTCACCGGATCAGCTGATCGCTGTGGCACCGATCCGGAACGGACAGGTTGCGGATTTTGATATTGCCGAACTGATGTTCCGTTATTTTATCCGCAAAGCTGTCGGTGTTTCCTATCTTGGAAAACCCAGGATTATTATATCCATCCCCTGCGGTATGGATGATGTCAACCGCAAGGCCCTGATGGAAGCTATCCGCATGGCCGGGGCCAGGCGTGTCTTTCTCATCGAGAAACCCTTTGCTTCCGCCATTGGAACGGGCCTGCCGGTCTATGATCCGATCGGCAGCCTTGTGGTTGATATCGGCGCCGGTACTACTGACGTCGCGGTTATTTCCCTCGGCGGCCTGGTCGTTTCCCAGAGCATCCAGGTTGGCGGCAATAAATTTAATGAAGCAATTACAGAGTTCCTCCGTAAGGAATGCAATATCCTTATCGGTAATCAGACCGCGGAAAACATCAAAAAGGACCTTGCGGCCGCCCTGCCCCTGGACGAACCCCGTACGATTCATGTCCGCGGTGTCAATCAGCTGAACACCTCTGCCGGTACGGTCCAGTTCACGTCCGAGCAGGCATATGAAGCCGTAAAAAATCCCTGCAAAGCCATTGTCAAAGCCATCCGCTGGGTGCTGGAAAGAACACCTCCCGAACTGGCTGCTGATATTATGAAGGGCGGCATCCATTTAACCGGGGACGGTGCAAGACTTTTTGGTTTGGATCGTTTTATATCTGAGAGCCTTGGTATGCCCGTGCTGCTTGCGCGTGATCCGGGCGACTGCTGTATTCTCGGCATCGGTTACCTGACCGAAAACATCCAGCTGGTCACGCCCCAGGATAAACGCTCCAGGCCATCCATGAAATAA
- the mreC gene encoding rod shape-determining protein MreC, with translation MAGRRRLERKTDDRRPVVTDDFIYDDPQQSFSDSESDPVSSDTPEEAVRKLRKRTSQNDNELEENDSRSDAAPEEKAASERGTVYSSGIRLDENLQPVYESGKKARKPHPILRGVILGLVTLSLLLAVAAFIFHRVYEDTPYLDMPENTISAVVSPVQSFFSGLTETVFGYFRSMKLRANIEEEYNKLVKENEELVYKAMQADQLKQMLSEYEDLTEEVAANRDMMPLVARVTGKSDSNYFSTMTIDKGSDDGVKQYMAVTYQYSMIGYVEEVHKDESTVRTIIDSDAHVAALIESTRDQGVIRGTLGIGTTGKPKCWMNYLPDETLPRPGDLVVTSGIGMPFPKGIPIGTVEESTRGMDANKQYIVVNPSADFQHLERVIVLLYQPKAGQVEEREEKTIEFEPMDTARPVPPIQEIASDFLSDRNDDEEDYGEDEENGEDSENPAETVEPTPDPTETPSPTPIPTPSPDPTPYETPLQYNVKSIRGEPTPSPTPTFAPTATPYFTPDPEDMTFEEE, from the coding sequence ATGGCAGGCAGAAGACGTCTTGAACGCAAAACGGACGATCGTCGTCCTGTTGTTACAGATGATTTTATTTATGATGATCCTCAGCAGTCTTTTTCAGACAGCGAATCCGATCCGGTTTCCTCCGACACGCCGGAAGAAGCCGTCCGTAAGCTGAGGAAGCGGACATCACAAAACGATAATGAATTGGAAGAAAATGATTCCCGTTCCGATGCTGCACCTGAAGAAAAAGCCGCTTCAGAACGCGGTACGGTTTATTCCTCCGGTATCAGGCTGGACGAAAACCTGCAGCCTGTATATGAATCCGGCAAAAAAGCCCGCAAACCGCATCCGATTCTTCGGGGCGTGATTCTTGGACTGGTTACTCTTTCCCTGCTCCTGGCGGTTGCCGCGTTTATTTTCCATCGCGTATACGAAGATACTCCCTATCTTGATATGCCTGAAAACACCATTTCCGCTGTTGTTTCGCCTGTCCAGTCTTTTTTCTCCGGGCTGACCGAAACGGTTTTCGGTTATTTCAGGAGCATGAAGCTTCGTGCCAATATAGAGGAGGAATACAACAAGCTGGTCAAGGAAAATGAAGAGCTCGTCTATAAAGCCATGCAGGCTGACCAGTTAAAACAGATGCTAAGCGAATATGAGGATCTGACGGAGGAAGTTGCTGCCAACAGGGATATGATGCCGCTGGTTGCCCGCGTTACCGGCAAATCCGATTCCAACTACTTTTCCACCATGACCATCGACAAGGGATCAGATGACGGAGTCAAACAGTATATGGCCGTCACCTATCAGTATTCCATGATCGGTTATGTTGAAGAAGTTCATAAGGATGAATCCACTGTCCGCACCATCATTGACTCAGATGCCCATGTCGCCGCGCTTATCGAATCCACCCGTGACCAGGGTGTTATCCGCGGAACCCTTGGCATTGGTACAACCGGCAAACCGAAATGCTGGATGAATTATCTGCCGGATGAAACACTTCCTCGTCCCGGTGACCTGGTGGTTACCTCCGGTATCGGTATGCCTTTCCCCAAAGGAATCCCGATCGGAACCGTTGAGGAAAGCACCCGCGGAATGGATGCCAACAAACAGTATATTGTTGTGAATCCCTCTGCCGATTTCCAGCATCTGGAGCGCGTAATTGTACTCCTGTATCAGCCAAAGGCCGGACAGGTTGAAGAACGGGAAGAAAAAACGATTGAATTTGAGCCTATGGATACGGCCCGTCCTGTACCGCCGATTCAGGAAATTGCTTCTGATTTCCTGTCCGACAGGAATGACGATGAGGAGGACTACGGCGAAGATGAGGAAAACGGTGAGGATTCCGAAAATCCTGCTGAAACCGTTGAACCCACACCTGATCCGACGGAAACGCCTTCTCCCACGCCCATTCCCACGCCTTCTCCTGACCCGACACCCTATGAAACACCTCTTCAGTATAATGTGAAGAGCATACGCGGAGAACCGACGCCTTCCCCCACTCCCACGTTTGCCCCCACAGCTACGCCTTATTTCACTCCCGATCCGGAAGACATGACGTTTGAGGAGGAATAA